A genomic window from Camelina sativa cultivar DH55 chromosome 2, Cs, whole genome shotgun sequence includes:
- the LOC104742853 gene encoding inactive TPR repeat-containing thioredoxin TTL3-like translates to MEENMVAAAAERRRSGCGLLTVMFGRRGLWPKKSTAADNGSQKSTSTAATATSNIQFTKSPGTALKKPRDDHKKVSAKPVQNHKIQNQRSVVASKPSANQYPNNHQLGSYESHQQQQQQRSSYNNNSNSVDPYRGGGQRKVPREAIGLSGELESMITDHQKARGANGLVRASSSNIMLYGNLGNLNQTGPVTAGVHYGNNNGYGVKRTTMSAAATKSQDQSGSLCRAISTRMDPETLKIMGNEDYKNGNFAEALALYDAAIAIDPNTAAYRSNKTAALTALGRILDAVFECREAIRIEPHYHRAHHRLGNLYLRLGEVEKSIYHFKHSGPEADTEDIAKAKTVQTKLNKCTEAKRLRDWNGLITETNKTISAGADAAPQVYALLAEALLKTHRHQEADEALSRCPVFDVDTSTRYYGPVGYAGFLVVRAQVHLASGRFDEAVEAIQRAGKLDGNNREVIMVSRRAHAVAEARFRGNELFKAGRYQEACAAYGEGLDNDPRNSVLLCNRAACRTKLGQFDKAVEDCTAALSVRPGYGKARLRRADCNSKIGKWELAVGDYEILRKETPEDEQVTRGLSEAQQQLMKRRGQDS, encoded by the exons ATGGAGGAGAACATGGTGGCCGCTGCGGcggagagaagaagatcaggTTGTGGTTTATTGACTGTAATGTTTGGTAGACGTGGCTTGTGGCCCAAGAAATCTACCGCAGCCGATAACGGTAGCCAGAAAAGCACATCTACGGCTGCGACCGCCACAAGCAACATTCAATTCACTAAATCTCCAGGAACCGCGTTAAAGAAGCCTCGCGATGATCACAAGAAGGTTTCCGCCAAGCCAGTCCAGAATCACAAGATCCAGAACCAGAGATCCGTAGTTGCATCAAAACCCTCGGCAAATCAATACCCTAATAACCATCAATTAGGGAGCTACGAgagtcatcaacaacaacaacaacaaaggagTAGTTATAACAACAATAGTAATAGCGTTGATCCATACCGAGGAGGAGGACAGAGGAAAGTGCCGAGAGAAGCCATTGGTTTATCGGGTGAGCTTGAAAGCATGATCACCGATCATCAGAAAGCAAGAGGAGCCAATGGATTGGTTCGTGCATCTTCTAGCAATATAATGTTATATGGAAACCTTGGCAATTTGAATCAGACAGGACCAGTTACGGCGGGTGTACATTACGGTAATAACAATGGATATGGCGTAAAGAGGACTACGATGTCGGCCGCTGCAACAAAAAGTCAAGATCAATCAGGATCTTTGTGTAGAGCAATCTCAACAAGGATGGATCCAGAAACGTTGAAGATCATGGGGAATGAAGATTACAAGAATGGGAATTTCGCAGAGGCGTTAGCATTGTATGATGCAGCCATTGCGATTGATCCCAATACAGCTGCTTATCGTAGCAACAAGACTGCAGCTTTGACAGCACTCGGGAGAATTCTTGATGCGGTTTTTGAATGCAGAGAAGCAATCAGAATTGAGCCTCATTACCATAGAGCACATCATCGGTTGGGTAACTTGTACCTCAG GTTAGGAGAGGTGGAGAAATCAATATATCATTTTAAGCATTCTGGTCCAGAGGCTGATACTGAAGACATTGCAAAGGCGAAAACTGTACAAACAAAACTCAACAAGTGCACAGAAGCTAAGAGACTACGAGATTGGAATGGTTTGATCACAGagacaaataaaacaatctctGCAGGAGCTGATGCAGCCCCACAAGTATATGCATTGCTAGCAGAAGCCTTGTTGAAGACGCATAGACATCAAGAAGCTGATGAAGCTTTGTCTAGATGTCCTGTTTTCGATGTGGATACCAGTACTAGGTACTATGGACCCGTTGGTTATGCTGGTTTCTTGGTCGTCCGTGCTCAGGTTCACTTAGCCTCTGGcag ATTCGACGAGGCGGTGGAGGCGATCCAACGCGCCGGCAAGCTGGACGGGAACAACCGAGAGGTGATCATGGTATCACGGCGAGCACATGCGGTTGCGGAAGCTAGGTTCAGAGGAAACGAGCTGTTTAAAGCCGGGCGGTACCAGGAGGCTTGCGCCGCTTACGGCGAAGGATTAGACAACGATCCGCGAAACTCCGTTTTGCTCTGTAACCGCGCGGCTTGCCGGACAAAATTGGGTCAATTCGATAAAGCTGTCGAGGACTGCACGGCGGCACTATCCGTACGTCCGGGATACGGCAAGGCTCGACTCAGAAGAGCCGATTGTAACTCTAAG ATCGGAAAGTGGGAATTGGCGGTGGGAGATTATGAGATATTGAGGAAAGAGACGCCGGAGGATGAGCAAGTTACAAGAGGATTATCAGAAGCTCAACAACAACTAATGAAACGCCGTGGACAAGACTCTTGA
- the LOC104757447 gene encoding PLAT domain-containing protein 3-like: MSRSSSTVLLSLLLLTAIAIALALDNDEDKCVFTVYIRTGTAWKAGTDSVMSLRVYDSYGQNAVISDLVSWGGLMGPFHDYFERGNLDIFSGLGSCLSGPVCAMNLTSDGSGDHHGWYCNYVEVTMSESRRKKSCSQEKFKVEQWLARDASPYELSALRNHCSDFVKNQRVVIPTLM, from the exons ATGTCACGGAGCAGCTCTACCGTCCTCctcagtctcctcctcctcaccGCCATCGCAATCGCTCTCGCC TTGGACAATGATGAAGACAAGTGCGTGTTCACGGTTTACATACGAACCGGTACGGCATGGAAAGCCGGTACAGACTCGGTCATGAGCCTCCGTGTTTACGACAGTTACGGTCAAAACGCGGTTATCTCCGATTTGGTGTCATGGGGAGGTTTAATGGGTCCATTTCACGACTATTTCGAGAGGGGCAACCTCGACATTTTCAGCGGTTTAGGTTCTTGTCTCTCAGGTCCGGTTTGTGCGATGAACCTGACATCCGATGGCTCTGGTGATCATCACGGTTGGTATTGCAATTACGTGGAAGTTACGATGAGTGAGAGCCGTCGGAAGAAAAGTTGTTCTCAGGAGAAGTTTAAAGTGGAACAATGGCTGGCTCGTGATGCTTCTCCGTATGAGCTGTCGGCTCTTAGAAATCATTGTTCGGACTTTGTCAAGAATCAGCGAGTCGTTATTCCCACGTTGATGTAA